From Yersinia hibernica, a single genomic window includes:
- the recC gene encoding exodeoxyribonuclease V subunit gamma, producing MFTVYHSNQLDLLKALTTALIEREPLDNPFQPEIVLVQSPGMAQWLQMQLAQQFSIAANIEFPLPATFIWDMFTRVLPGIPKESAFSKDAMTWKLMWLLPDLLENPVFSAMKRYLSDDSDKRKIHQLAARVADLFDQYLVYRPEWLESWERGQPIDNLDDAQQWQALLWVELARYTRQLEQPEWHRANLYQRFINTLLESDVCPAGLPRRVFICGISALPPIYLQALQALGKHIDIHLMFTNPCRYFWGDIQDYAFLAKLQSRKRRHYRELMGHESAEVKLFRHPEQAEQLFNADGEQNLSNPLLASWGRLGRDHMYLLSQVDEIQEVHAFVDIEPDNLLHGIQHDMLELEDGAVIGTTPETLAHSHQKRVLALTDRSLSLHVCHSPQREVEVLQDNLLRLLAADPELTPRDIIVMVADIDSYTPYIQATFGNATGARYLPFAISDRKASQAHPALQAFITLLDLPQSRFTSEQVLALLEVPALANKFGVTEDGLRRLRQWVGESGIRWGLDDDNVRELSLPATGQHTWHFGITRMLLGYAMDSSAGDWQGVLPYDESSGLAAELAGQLADMLMQLSQWRQQLSEARTLSEWLPLCRHLLDSFFEPDNETEAVLVLIEQQWQKVISYGLAAQYPDIVPLNLLRDELASRLDNERISQRFLAGSINFCTLMPMRSIPFKVVCLLGMNDGVYPRTLPPLGFDLMAKQVRRGDRSRRDDDRYLFLEALLSAQQQLYISYIGRSIQDNSQRYCSVLVSELIEYISQSYHLPGDEELSADDSANRVIHHLLCWHARMPFAAENFIPNSELQSYAAEWLPSAESKGVAHPEFNQPLPPEQVAEITLDELIRFYRHPVRAFFQLRLGVNFVIEETELPDEEPFTVDNLNRYQFNTQLLNALIEESDINTVFTRARAAGNLPYGSFGEIYWESQQEEMVPLAERIRAERQENQSLELNIEFGDITLTGWIHQIQEDGLIRWRPAALTAVDGLLLWIEHLVYCAAGGKGESRMYGRKGTEWRYAPLECDEARQYFQQLISGYQQGMCEPLLLLSKSGWAWLSQCFDSNSGQILWDDETQTKARMKLLQVWQGDQRIAGECEDHYIQRVFRLMDNQHLDMILHETQRYLLPIARHNKAS from the coding sequence ATGTTTACGGTTTATCATTCTAATCAATTGGATTTACTCAAAGCGCTCACGACGGCGCTGATAGAACGAGAACCGTTGGATAACCCTTTCCAGCCAGAAATTGTGCTAGTTCAAAGCCCTGGTATGGCCCAGTGGCTCCAAATGCAATTGGCTCAACAATTTAGCATTGCGGCTAATATTGAGTTTCCACTGCCTGCGACTTTCATCTGGGATATGTTTACCCGAGTATTACCGGGGATCCCGAAAGAAAGTGCTTTTAGCAAAGATGCCATGACATGGAAACTCATGTGGTTACTGCCGGACTTATTAGAAAACCCGGTATTCTCTGCCATGAAACGCTATTTAAGTGACGATAGTGATAAACGTAAAATTCACCAACTTGCTGCCCGGGTAGCTGACCTTTTTGACCAATATCTGGTATATCGCCCGGAATGGCTCGAGAGTTGGGAGCGTGGTCAACCGATTGATAATCTTGATGATGCCCAGCAGTGGCAAGCTTTGTTATGGGTTGAACTGGCGCGCTATACCCGCCAGCTAGAACAACCGGAATGGCATCGCGCCAATCTTTATCAGCGTTTTATTAACACACTACTCGAATCGGATGTTTGTCCAGCAGGGTTGCCTAGACGGGTCTTTATTTGTGGTATATCCGCATTACCCCCTATCTATTTACAGGCATTGCAAGCGCTGGGTAAACATATTGATATTCACCTGATGTTTACTAATCCATGCCGTTATTTCTGGGGTGACATTCAGGACTATGCTTTTCTGGCTAAATTGCAAAGCCGTAAACGCAGACATTACCGCGAATTGATGGGCCATGAGTCGGCGGAAGTAAAACTGTTTCGCCACCCAGAACAAGCAGAACAGCTATTTAATGCTGATGGTGAGCAAAACCTCAGTAATCCGCTGTTAGCCTCATGGGGGCGGCTTGGGCGTGACCATATGTATTTATTATCTCAGGTTGATGAGATTCAAGAGGTTCATGCTTTTGTTGATATTGAGCCGGATAACCTTTTACATGGCATTCAGCACGACATGTTGGAGCTGGAAGATGGCGCTGTTATTGGCACCACACCAGAAACCTTAGCGCATAGCCATCAAAAGCGTGTATTGGCGCTAACAGACCGCTCTTTGAGCTTGCATGTGTGCCATAGCCCGCAACGCGAAGTTGAAGTCTTACAAGATAATCTTCTGAGGCTATTGGCGGCTGATCCGGAATTGACCCCACGTGACATTATTGTGATGGTCGCGGACATTGACAGTTACACTCCCTATATTCAGGCCACATTTGGCAATGCCACCGGGGCTCGCTATTTGCCATTTGCGATTTCAGACCGGAAAGCCAGCCAGGCTCATCCCGCACTTCAAGCTTTTATTACGCTACTGGATTTACCTCAGAGCCGCTTTACTTCGGAACAGGTGTTAGCTCTGCTGGAGGTGCCTGCTCTAGCCAATAAATTTGGTGTTACTGAAGACGGATTGCGCCGTTTACGGCAATGGGTGGGCGAGTCTGGCATTCGTTGGGGATTAGATGATGATAATGTGCGGGAGTTATCTTTGCCTGCGACGGGTCAGCATACCTGGCACTTTGGTATCACCCGAATGTTACTTGGCTATGCAATGGACAGTAGCGCCGGTGACTGGCAGGGGGTACTTCCTTATGATGAATCCAGTGGTTTAGCTGCTGAACTTGCTGGTCAATTGGCTGATATGTTGATGCAACTGAGCCAATGGCGACAACAATTAAGTGAAGCTCGCACACTAAGCGAATGGTTGCCATTATGCCGCCACTTATTAGATAGCTTCTTTGAGCCAGATAATGAGACGGAGGCGGTATTGGTGCTGATTGAACAGCAATGGCAGAAAGTTATCAGCTATGGCCTTGCTGCCCAATATCCGGATATCGTGCCACTTAATTTGTTACGCGATGAGCTGGCTTCGCGCTTAGATAACGAGCGCATTAGCCAGCGCTTTCTGGCTGGGTCTATTAATTTTTGTACCTTGATGCCAATGCGTTCCATTCCATTTAAAGTAGTGTGCTTGTTGGGGATGAATGACGGTGTTTATCCCCGAACTTTGCCCCCACTGGGCTTTGATTTAATGGCAAAGCAGGTTCGCCGTGGTGACCGTAGCCGCCGTGATGATGACCGTTATCTATTCTTGGAGGCATTACTCTCCGCCCAGCAACAGCTTTACATCAGCTATATTGGGCGCTCAATCCAAGATAACAGTCAACGCTACTGCTCCGTGCTGGTGAGTGAGTTGATTGAATACATTTCACAAAGTTATCACTTACCGGGCGACGAGGAACTCAGTGCGGATGACAGCGCCAACCGGGTCATACACCATTTGCTATGCTGGCATGCCCGTATGCCGTTTGCAGCGGAAAACTTTATCCCTAATAGCGAGTTACAGAGTTACGCCGCTGAATGGCTACCCTCAGCGGAGTCCAAGGGGGTGGCTCATCCCGAGTTTAATCAGCCTTTACCACCTGAACAGGTGGCAGAAATTACTCTTGATGAATTAATTCGCTTCTATCGCCACCCGGTGAGAGCATTCTTTCAATTACGGCTTGGGGTCAATTTTGTTATTGAAGAAACCGAGTTACCGGATGAAGAACCTTTTACCGTAGATAACCTCAATCGTTATCAGTTTAATACTCAACTATTGAATGCATTGATAGAAGAGAGTGATATCAATACGGTATTCACCCGCGCCCGTGCTGCGGGCAATCTTCCATATGGTTCTTTTGGTGAGATTTACTGGGAAAGCCAACAAGAGGAAATGGTGCCGTTAGCTGAACGGATCCGTGCAGAGCGTCAAGAAAATCAAAGTCTTGAACTCAATATTGAATTTGGTGATATCACTCTTACGGGATGGATTCATCAGATTCAAGAGGATGGTTTAATTCGTTGGCGGCCTGCGGCATTAACAGCAGTCGATGGGCTTTTATTGTGGATTGAACATTTAGTGTATTGCGCCGCAGGTGGTAAGGGTGAAAGCCGAATGTATGGCCGTAAAGGAACGGAATGGCGCTACGCCCCATTGGAATGTGACGAAGCACGGCAATATTTTCAGCAGCTAATCAGTGGATATCAGCAAGGTATGTGCGAACCTCTGCTACTGTTGAGTAAAAGTGGTTGGGCGTGGTTGAGTCAGTGTTTTGATAGTAATTCTGGCCAGATTTTATGGGATGACGAAACCCAAACTAAGGCCCGAATGAAACTATTACAGGTTTGGCAAGGTGATCAACGGATCGCTGGAGAGTGCGAGGATCACTACATACAAAGGGTGTTCCGCCTGATGGATAACCAACATCTCGACATGATATTACACGAAACTCAACGTTATTTATTACCAATAGCCCGCCATAATAAAGCGAGCTAA
- a CDS encoding prepilin-type N-terminal cleavage/methylation domain-containing protein, translating into MGYPLVQQGFSLPEVLIAALFFSVSLLGLLQYHQALLQGFSSLWQQRQAWSLLHQHIESSSNEPAKTLISGVKPNWQYHQITSRTDGQCAEFTFTLRIHPKQQAELSRWFCKGSIES; encoded by the coding sequence ATAGGCTATCCCCTTGTTCAACAGGGGTTTAGTCTACCTGAGGTCTTAATTGCGGCACTTTTTTTCTCAGTTTCTCTATTGGGATTGCTGCAATACCATCAGGCTCTTTTGCAGGGGTTCTCATCTTTGTGGCAGCAACGCCAGGCGTGGTCTTTACTTCACCAACACATTGAAAGCAGCAGTAATGAACCTGCAAAAACACTTATCTCGGGAGTGAAGCCTAATTGGCAATATCATCAGATTACAAGCCGAACTGATGGGCAGTGCGCAGAGTTTACATTTACCCTAAGAATACACCCTAAGCAGCAGGCAGAATTAAGTCGTTGGTTTTGTAAGGGGAGTATCGAGAGTTAA
- a CDS encoding YgdB family protein codes for MRPDKQRGSSTLAAVATLFALGLFLLSALHRQLDNIQQITAEEQHHLRAFNQATSSLNWGMSQHWLFSMPWGLGSTWHCHEQSPSGLRVCIKPASLTGFFILRGESQSLGGQPPLMLYQRVKLHSEKSGKEAHQLVKVDHGWLDFCPDKEEKFCT; via the coding sequence ATGAGACCAGATAAACAGCGGGGCTCAAGTACTTTGGCTGCTGTCGCCACTCTGTTTGCCCTAGGTTTATTTCTGCTGTCAGCTTTACATCGGCAATTAGATAACATTCAGCAAATTACCGCCGAGGAACAACATCATTTACGGGCTTTTAATCAGGCAACATCATCATTGAATTGGGGAATGAGTCAGCATTGGCTATTTAGTATGCCGTGGGGCCTTGGTTCAACATGGCATTGTCATGAACAGTCACCATCTGGTTTGAGGGTCTGTATTAAACCGGCATCACTGACCGGTTTTTTTATCCTCAGGGGTGAGAGCCAATCTTTAGGCGGTCAACCACCTCTAATGCTTTATCAACGAGTTAAACTCCATTCAGAGAAGAGTGGTAAAGAAGCCCACCAACTGGTTAAGGTCGATCATGGCTGGTTAGATTTTTGCCCGGATAAGGAGGAGAAATTTTGTACTTAA
- a CDS encoding prepilin peptidase-dependent protein, translated as MQEIIPKSGSDISDHFLQKYITGFTLPEMMLALSIGSLIIMAATKTFPQLHKQIATLQQHYHLELTMSQIMAVLEKDLRRAGFCHGECQGKAMTIHHYPTEAINSCLIVAYDLNRNGRWEGEKHQESEYFGYRLRNKALEGQRGELNCSGRGWEKLFNSQDITITHFSVSRIRQQASGQVYSVQLAGQKTGNPAIHHQLSYSIRGNNL; from the coding sequence ATGCAAGAAATAATACCAAAGTCGGGATCTGATATATCAGACCATTTTTTACAGAAATATATAACAGGTTTTACTCTGCCAGAAATGATGTTGGCACTGAGTATTGGCAGCTTGATTATTATGGCGGCCACAAAGACTTTTCCTCAACTACACAAACAAATAGCCACATTGCAGCAGCATTATCATCTGGAGTTAACAATGAGCCAGATTATGGCGGTGCTGGAAAAAGATCTGCGGCGGGCAGGATTTTGTCACGGAGAGTGTCAGGGAAAAGCGATGACAATACATCACTATCCGACGGAAGCTATAAACTCTTGTTTGATTGTTGCTTATGACCTTAACCGCAATGGCCGCTGGGAGGGGGAGAAACATCAGGAATCCGAATATTTTGGTTACCGCTTACGTAATAAAGCATTAGAAGGCCAGCGTGGTGAGTTGAATTGTTCAGGGAGAGGTTGGGAAAAGCTGTTTAATTCGCAAGATATCACCATAACGCACTTTTCTGTTAGCCGAATACGACAGCAAGCATCGGGTCAGGTTTATAGCGTGCAACTGGCGGGCCAAAAAACCGGTAATCCAGCAATACATCATCAACTGAGTTATAGCATCCGTGGGAATAACTTATGA
- a CDS encoding prepilin peptidase-dependent protein: protein MKTILRLNKPRVIPGDTLTKQKGISLIELLLVIALAGVMATWGTQSWHHYRQRERLADSARQLLAFLTHLQAKANRNNSSVLLWVEPGQQGCLGSGDKPVTPCALLENSVFTPPYTDVAIAISLKKEIGFFGTRNTAQAGNIMLNNSAGRIRLILSSRGRMRLCSEEQSISGIHLCKK, encoded by the coding sequence ATGAAAACTATCCTACGGCTCAATAAACCCCGTGTTATTCCAGGGGATACTCTTACAAAACAAAAAGGCATTAGTCTTATCGAATTGCTCTTGGTCATTGCCTTAGCTGGTGTTATGGCCACCTGGGGCACACAAAGTTGGCATCATTATCGCCAGCGGGAGAGATTAGCGGACAGTGCTCGCCAGCTATTAGCCTTTTTAACACATTTGCAAGCCAAGGCTAACCGCAATAACAGCTCGGTTTTATTGTGGGTAGAACCAGGCCAACAAGGGTGTTTAGGAAGTGGTGATAAACCCGTCACTCCCTGTGCTTTGTTAGAAAATTCAGTGTTTACTCCGCCCTATACTGATGTTGCTATCGCCATTTCCTTGAAAAAAGAAATAGGTTTTTTTGGTACCAGAAATACGGCACAAGCAGGAAATATTATGCTTAATAATTCGGCAGGGCGTATTCGGTTAATTCTTTCCAGTCGCGGGCGAATGAGGCTATGCAGTGAGGAGCAATCAATATCAGGTATTCATTTATGCAAGAAATAA
- the thyA gene encoding thymidylate synthase: MKQYLDLMKKVLEEGTPKDDRTGTGTLSIFGHQMRFNLQDGFPLVTTKRCHLRSIIHELLWFLNGDTNIAYLKENNVSIWDEWADENGDLGPVYGKQWRAWGAADGRKIDQLSHVVQQLKQDPNSRRIIVSAWNVGELDQMALAPCHAFFQFYVADGKLSCQLYQRSCDVFLGLPFNIASYALLVHMMAQQCDLEVGDFVWTGGDTHLYSNHMEQTQLQLSREPRALPKLIIKRKPDSLFDYQFDDFEIDGYEPHPGIKAPVAI, translated from the coding sequence ATGAAACAGTATCTGGATTTGATGAAAAAAGTGCTGGAAGAAGGCACTCCTAAAGATGACCGTACCGGTACCGGGACGCTGTCGATTTTTGGGCATCAGATGCGTTTCAATTTACAAGACGGTTTCCCGCTGGTGACCACCAAACGTTGCCATCTACGTTCAATCATCCATGAACTGTTATGGTTCCTCAATGGCGATACCAATATTGCCTATTTGAAAGAAAATAACGTCTCAATCTGGGATGAGTGGGCGGATGAAAACGGTGACCTTGGCCCGGTTTATGGCAAGCAATGGCGCGCCTGGGGAGCGGCTGATGGTCGCAAAATTGACCAGCTGAGCCATGTGGTTCAACAGCTGAAGCAAGACCCAAACTCGCGCCGTATCATTGTGTCTGCATGGAATGTGGGTGAATTGGATCAAATGGCTTTAGCGCCGTGCCACGCTTTCTTCCAGTTCTATGTTGCTGATGGCAAGTTATCTTGTCAGCTATATCAACGTTCTTGCGATGTGTTCCTTGGCTTACCATTTAATATTGCTAGCTATGCATTATTGGTGCATATGATGGCGCAGCAATGTGACTTGGAAGTCGGTGATTTTGTCTGGACGGGTGGTGATACACACCTATACAGCAATCATATGGAGCAAACACAGCTGCAATTAAGCCGCGAACCTCGGGCATTACCGAAGCTGATTATCAAACGCAAACCTGACTCATTGTTTGATTACCAATTTGATGATTTTGAAATTGACGGTTACGAGCCTCATCCGGGCATTAAAGCCCCTGTTGCTATCTAA
- the lgt gene encoding prolipoprotein diacylglyceryl transferase, protein MINSYLAFPKFDPVIFSIGPVSLHWYGLMYLVGFVFAMWLAVRRANKPGSGWTKEEVENLLYAGFLGVFVGGRVGYVLFYNLPMFLDNPLYLFKVWDGGMSFHGGLIGVICVMLWFARRTKRHFFQVADFIAPLIPFGLGAGRLGNFINGELWGRVTTDTPWAMLFPTSRGEDIAIVAADPAKWQAIFNQYGVLPRHPSQLYEMLLEGVVLFIILNLFIRKPRPMGSVSGLFLIGYGAFRIIVECFRQPDAQLGLFDGVISMGQILSVPMILAGIIMMIWAYRRPAQQLS, encoded by the coding sequence ATGATCAATAGCTATCTGGCGTTTCCTAAGTTTGATCCGGTCATTTTCTCAATTGGCCCGGTTTCCCTGCATTGGTATGGCCTGATGTATTTAGTGGGCTTTGTTTTCGCGATGTGGCTGGCGGTTCGTCGGGCAAATAAGCCTGGTAGCGGCTGGACAAAAGAAGAAGTCGAAAACCTCCTTTATGCCGGGTTCCTCGGGGTGTTTGTCGGTGGCCGCGTCGGTTATGTCCTCTTCTATAACCTACCGATGTTCCTCGATAATCCGCTGTACCTGTTTAAGGTCTGGGATGGCGGCATGTCATTCCACGGTGGTCTGATTGGTGTTATCTGTGTGATGCTGTGGTTCGCTCGCCGTACCAAACGCCATTTCTTCCAGGTTGCTGATTTTATTGCACCACTTATCCCATTTGGCTTAGGCGCTGGGCGTCTTGGTAACTTTATTAATGGTGAATTGTGGGGCCGAGTTACAACTGATACTCCATGGGCTATGTTGTTCCCGACTTCCCGGGGCGAAGATATTGCAATTGTTGCTGCAGACCCGGCTAAATGGCAGGCTATTTTTAACCAATATGGTGTATTGCCACGTCATCCTTCGCAATTGTATGAAATGCTTCTTGAGGGGGTGGTGTTGTTTATCATCCTAAATCTGTTTATCCGCAAACCGCGCCCGATGGGCAGTGTTTCAGGCCTGTTCCTGATTGGTTATGGAGCATTCCGGATTATTGTGGAATGTTTCCGCCAGCCAGATGCTCAACTTGGTTTGTTCGACGGCGTGATCAGCATGGGGCAGATCCTGTCTGTGCCTATGATTCTGGCCGGTATCATTATGATGATTTGGGCGTATCGCCGTCCTGCGCAACAACTTTCGTGA